A region from the Tigriopus californicus strain San Diego chromosome 9, Tcal_SD_v2.1, whole genome shotgun sequence genome encodes:
- the LOC131887145 gene encoding ralBP1-associated Eps domain-containing protein 1-like (The sequence of the model RefSeq protein was modified relative to this genomic sequence to represent the inferred CDS: added 11 bases not found in genome assembly), translating into MAEAMRSDALGPMTTSARPLLPSGPAPMVASLEMPSPPAPLAPPVSQPSAFQPVVPSRPTTSRTPPLSTVANGPPSILRRGPATPPRSDEDSSPAPSSSGSDDRMGSPSDLRKSAEDEDEEEMEDRDRDRDEDNDGDEDEAEERGPLKEAGFPTSHRVPLGGQNAFAWPAHLADDERRQLLGTEEESSERPSSDDEDPKEEWNITREQLNYYTTQFFSMQSDPRGVIPGCQAKEFFEKSHLPIAELRQIWQLSDVTMDGCLSLEEFLTAMHLVVLRRNAIELPQKLPVSLLPQTLRTKVVDRHNKDLYRRDGDALDGGADSLLEDTGEPLSQNESDRSEAPSSASRRSRVHHNESGGLTSPGSISSPGPKPVNFDFHRPDARRNPHLVQPVAMRLSPESPVIPTSDDEDQNTVLPKVRPGRREVVYEQLWNQEDVASATEESLSSLTLKAPLPDRSKAGRPSSSLDKSDMTDEEEVENSTEIDSDGNLSPSPVRPIAPSGFSSAGGTSLPYFSDALQRMKKVSPPLPPPRVAYQTPTSKTHARSSSLDLNQFQNQFGRSGVRHPPAVPPRVETSSNSEVHMVGKGVKGLQISIHQLKDKNSVIARTINELHQEISDALEERIGLEYQLEQLKSFGD; encoded by the exons ATGGCGGAAGCCATGCGATCGGATGCTTTGGGCCCCATGACCACGTCAGCCCGCCCCCTTTTGCCGTCGGGTCCAGCGCCTATGGTGGCGAGTTTGGAAATGCCTAGTCCACCCGCCCCCTTGGCCCCGCCCGTCTCACAACCATCGGCATTTCAGCCGGTGGTGCCCTCTCGCCCGACCACCTCTCGCACTCCACCTTTGTCCACGGTGGCCAACGGGCCGCCTTCGATTTTACGTCGCGGTCCCGCCACGCCCCCCCGGTCCGATGAAGACTCCTCGCCTGCCCCTTCTTCTTCCGGCAGTGATGATCGGATGGGGTCGCCTTCGGATCTACGAAAGTCCGCCgaagacgaggatgaagaggaaatGGAGGATCGGGATCGAGACCGTGATGAGGACAATGATGGGGATGAGGATGAAGCGGAGGAGAGAGGCCCATTGAAAGAGGCGGGATTCCCGACCAGCCACCGGGTGCCTCTGGGTGGTCAAAACGCCTTTGCCTGGCCCGCACATTTGGCTGATGATGAGCGAAG ACAATTGTTGGGTACGGAGGAAGAATCCTCGGAGCGACCTTCATCGGATGACGAGGACCCCAAAGAAGAGTGGAATATCACTCGCGAGCAGCTGAACTACTACACTACTCAATTCTTCAGTATGCAATCCGATCCCCGTGGAGTGATTCCCGGCTGCCAAGCCAAGGAGTTCTTCGAAAAATCTCACCTGCCCATCGCTGAATTGCGACAAATTTGGCAACTCTCGGACGTCACCATGGACGGCTGCTTGAGCCTGGAGGAGTTCCTAACCGCCATGCATTTGGTGGTGTTGCGTCGCAACGCCATTGAATTGCCTCAGAAATTGCCCGTCAGTTTGCTGCCCCAAACGCTCCGCACGAAAGTGGTAGACCGTCACAACAAAGACCTGTATCGTCGAGATGGGGATGCCTTGGATGGGGGTGCAGATTCATTGCTCGAGGATACGGGCGAGCCCCTCAGCCAGAACGAGAGCGATCGGAGTGAGGCCCCTTCCTCGGCTTCGCGGCGCTCTCGGGTGCATCACAATGAGAGTGGCGGCTTGACTAGTCCGGGATCCATTAGTTCACCCGGGCCCAAGCCCGTGAACTTTGATTTCCACCGCCCCGATGCCCGTCGTAATCCGCACTTGGTTCAGCCCGTGGCCATGCGTCTCTCGCCCGAGTCCCCTGTGATACCTACCTCGGACGACGAAGACCAAAACACCGTGTTGCCCAAGGTGCGACCCGGTCGTCGTGAGGTTGTGTACGAGCAGCTGTGGAACCAGGAAGATGTGGCGTCTGCGACCGAGGAGAGTCTCAGCTCTCTCACACTTAAAGCACCTCTGCCCGACCGATCTAAAGCCGGACGACCCTCATCTTCCCTGGACAAGTCCGACATGACCGATGAAGAGGAGGTGGAAAACTCCACAGAGATCGATAGCGATGGCAATCTGAGTCCCAGTCCCGTGCGTCCCATTGCCCCCAGTGGGTTCAGCTCAGCTGGTGGGACAAGCCTGCCGTACTTTTCTGATGCTTTGCAACGAATGAAAAAGGTGTCCCCGCCCCTCCCGCCCCCCCGAGTGGCCTACCAAACGCCCACCTCCAAGACGCATGCTCGAAGTAGCTCACTAGATCTGAACCAATTCCAAAATCAATTCGGACGAAGTGGCGTGCGGCATCCACCCGCAGTGCCGCCGCGTGTCGAAACTTCCTCCAATTCTGAAGTTCACATGGTGGGCAAAGGGGTGAAGGGCCTTCAAATCAGCATTCATCAATTAAAGGATAAGAATAGTGTGATTGCCCGAACAATCAACGAGCTCCACCAAGAAATTTCAGACGCCTTGGAGGAGCGCATTGGGCTGGAGTATCAATTGGAGCAGCTAAAATCCT